In Drosophila bipectinata strain 14024-0381.07 chromosome 2R, DbipHiC1v2, whole genome shotgun sequence, one genomic interval encodes:
- the tapas gene encoding uncharacterized protein tapas isoform X3 yields the protein MSSREKEEILANVACVVRALITSAKPPVGLQSIIRDYAGIEGEPMPYRRLGYPTVQDMLRDTNEFNFTKSGNEIFISAKYSAKTAHIESMVRGQKKSKSKQISKPTCQVAKPRPNFHNRGPTSNYQRTLPSIVNRPSPVHHPLLNRPQPARPPLVDFPLPVYQPTVNRPPSNLAPIVSRPPPAQAEDRDRQIQQDRQAPLRAVNSPQKPPAAQERSLQQLPNSLLQEIQKKIETVLQPRIEDSLLQEIQKKVETDLQARIEAQLQARFDKKLQAYREQHEIKLREQASVLEKLRKERQEQERREKEKLEQEKLEREKQLKDRELKEKELRELERREKERQDQELREKERREKERRERDRQDQERWELERQYQKIIEKSRQDQERKDQERWEKQRQDQERREKVRKEKDRQEQERREKDRQDQEQREKERHKQEQREKERHAPERRKPDSKDLDIQIDVIKYQIEDPKTMRSAKVDQEKILISIPNGKNGQSHAQSNGQSKPPLRAILGNSAPLRNNNPTTAMSTSYKRPMHPRIPYPGQGRSGMSVNHRLKQKPPTEESIPSPKSMPITPPISPESAKVTQAAAAPQVDVLRVQATQPPKDSRPEKQISITAFSPDTDSDHVAMLKQYCLANQFDEPVYNYFKTPSASKLHCSVRIQGEVYSTYPETFATEMEARKRTALVAIDRIKHAEVRKKLAACTITDEDFIDSLYEELQKFPHGILGHKMEVWYSETFRRHLPSHWYDLVVESKKIRVEHGINPRTIIFANAPGSPEPVRITPPTVMPELELPWQPNDSGSNDWNMYISHCDSTKQVWARLIDDIASFDELTTHMGRHMAVPLFRQQVETPAEGDLYLVEIREGWNRVRVLSVDREQRSCRCHFVDFGDMAQFQFNDLYKCPPQFLVLPAQAICLSMYALDKFEDHPHALPVLMAELDGQTVVARVLTTPKQFKELGGAAQGLVEKNKRKACLVATLYDTSTAEDIHLNDLVAARITKSTPAPSLNDEKMVVKTSPVLVSHITDDGDLMVLLRNDDLKFVERSIATTVADLGEKDRVRFSDLLHDRHVFVCDESGDGSKQWYRGRLVSKPTNPEEETFDVFYVDDGRQRKTHISNIYRLEANNRALATYPPQALLVGLHDVPDMSGQLLPRLRGLLPPRCEALLKVVVKDGAKPLVNLFIRGNDPESMYMCVNIGLRLEFEMQRS from the exons ATGTCCTCGAGGGAAAAGGAGGAGATCCTAGCCAATGTGGCCTGCGTGGTTCGGGCCCTTATCACGTCCGCAAAGCCGCCGGTTGGCTTGCAATCTATCATAAGGGACTATGCCGGCATCGAGGGGGAACCAATGCCATATCGCCGACTGGGCTATCCAACCGTACAGGACATGCTCAGGGACACCAATGAGTTCAACTTTACCAAAAGCGGAAATGAA ATATTCATCAGCGCCAAGTACAGCGCGAAAACGGCACACATTGAGTCTATGGTCAGAGGCCAAAAAAAGAGCAAGTCCAAGCAGATATCTAAACCGACTTGCCAAGTCGCGAAACCAAGGCCCAACTTCCACAACAGAGGCCCGACTTCGAACTACCAAAGGACTCTGCCATCGATTGTGAATCGTCCTTCTCCCGTTCACCATCCGCTGTTGAATCGCCCTCAGCCCGCACGGCCTCCACTAGTGGATTTCCCTCTACCCGTATATCAGCCAACTGTGAATCGTCCTCCATCGAACCTAGCTCCGATTGTGAGTCGCCCTCCGCCTGCACAGGCTGAAGATCGAGATCGCCAGATTCAACAAGATCGCCAGGCTCCCCTCAGGGCGGTCAACAGCCCACAAAAACCTCCAGCTGCGCAGGAGCGCAGTCTTCAGCAGCTTCCCAACAGTCTGTTGCAGGAGAttcagaaaaaaatagaaacagtTCTGCAGCCAAGGATCGAAGACAGTCTGTTGCAGGAGATTCAGAAAAAAGTAGAAACAGATCTGCAGGCAAGGATCGAAGCTCAGCTACAGGCACGTTTCGACAAGAAGTTGCAAGCGTATAGGGAGCAGCACGAGATCAAACTCCGGGAGCAAGCTTCAGTTTTGGAGAAACTGCGGAAAGAGCGCCAGGAGCAAGAGCGACGCGAGAAAGAAAAGCTGGAACAGGAGAAGTTGGAACGGGAAAAGCAACTGAAGGATAGAGAGCTGAAGGAAAAGGAACTAAGAGAGCTGGAGAGGAGGGAAAAGGAACGCCAAGACCAGGAGCTTAGGGAAAAGGAGCGTAGGGAAAAGGAGCGTCGCGAAAGGGATCGCCAAGACCAGGAGCGTTGGGAATTGGAGCGCCAATACCAGAAGATAATTGAAAAGAGTCGCCAAGACCAGGAGCGCAAAGACCAAGAGCGTTGGGAAAAGCAGCGCCAAGACCAGGAGAGAAGGGAAAAGGTGCGAAAGGAAAAGGATCGCCAAGAACAGGAACGAAGGGAAAAAGATCGCCAAGACCAGGAGCAAAGGGAAAAGGAGCGCCACAAACAGGAACAAAGGGAAAAGGAGCGCCACGCACCGGAAAGGAGGAAACCTGATTCTAAGGATCTTGATATACAGATAGACGTTATCAAATATCAGATTGAGGATCCGAAAACCATGCGATCGGCCAAGGTAGACCAGGAGAAGATCCTGATAAGCATTCCCAATGGCAAGAATGGTCAGAGCCACGCTCAAAGCAATGGGCAAAGTAAGCCCCCGCTGCGTGCCATCCTGGGCAACAGTGCTCCGCTGCGCAACAATAATCCCACAACGGCAATGTCCACTTCTTATAAGCGACCGATGCATCCCCGCATACCTTATCCCGGACAGGGGCGTTCTGGGATGTCTGTTAATCACAGACTCAAGCAGAAGCCACCCACTGAAGAATCGATACCCAGTCCCAAGTCCATGCCGATCACACCACCCATATCACCGGAGAGCGCCAAGGTAACTCAAGCGGCGGCTGCGCCCCAAGTGGATGTTCTCCGGGTGCAGGCCACTCAGCCGCCCAAGGACAGCAGACCAGAGAAGCAAATATCGATAACGGCCTTCTCGCCGGACACCGATTCGGATCATGTCGCGATGTTGAAACAGTATTGCCTGGCCAACCAGTTCGATGAACCCGTCTACAATTACTTTAAAACGCCGTCGGCTTCGAAGCTACACTGCTCGGTGCGGATCCAGGGCGAGGTATACAGCACCTATCCGGAGACGTTTGCCACTGAGATGGAGGCACGCAAGCGCACCGCCCTCGTCGCCATCGACCGCATCAAGCACGCCGAGGTGCGCAAGAAGTTGGCAGCCTGCACCATCACCGACGAAGATTTCATAGACTCTCTGTACGAGGAGTTGCAGAAGTTCCCGCACGGTATCCTGGGTCACAAGATGGAGGTGTGGTATAGCGAGACCTTCCGCCGCCACCTGCCTAGCCACTGGTATGACCTCGTCGTCGAGTCGAAGAAGATTCGTGTGGAGCACGGCATAAATCCCCGGACTATAATATTTGCCAACGCGCCTGGTTCCCCAGAGCCGGTTCGCATCACTCCGCCAACCGTTATGCCAGAGCTGGAGCTGCCTTGGCAACCGAATGACAGTGGATCCAATGACTGGAACATGTACATCAGCCATTGCGATTCCACCAAGCAGGTGTGGGCCCGTCTCATCGATGACATCGCCAGCTTTGACGAACTTACCACCCACATGGGCCGGCATATGGCTGTGCCGCTCTTCAGACAGCAAGTAGAAACCCCAGCCGAAGGGGACCTTTACCTGGTAGAGATCCGCGAAGGATGGAATCGCGTCCGAGTCCTCTCCGTGGACAGAGAGCAGCGCTCCTGTCGCTGCCACTTTGTGGACTTTGGTGACATGGCTCAGTTCCAGTTCAACGATCTGTACAAGTGTCCACCTCAGTTCTTGGTGCTGCCGGCCCAAGCCATTTGCCTTAGCATGTATGCGCTGGACAAGTTCGAGGACCATCCCCACGCCCTGCCGGTGCTGATGGCAGAACTGGATGGCCAGACGGTTGTGGCTCGGGTTCTGACCACGCCGAAGCAGTTCAAGGAGTTGGGCGGTGCTGCCCAGGGGCTGGTCGAGAAGAACAAGCGCAAGGCATGCCTGGTGGCCACGCTGTATGACACCTCAACCGCGGAGGACATTCATCTGAACGATCTGGTGGCTGCTAGGATAACCAAGAGCACCCCGGCCCCTTCTCTGAACGACGAAAAAATGGTGGTGAAGACCTCGCCGGTCCTTGTGTCGCACATTACCGATGACGGAGACTTGATGGTCTTGCTCCGCAACGACGACCTCAAGTTTGTGGAGCGCAGCATTGCCACCACAGTGGCCGATCTGGGCGAGAAGGACAGGGTGCGCTTCTCGGATCTCCTGCACGATCGCCACGTCTTCGTGTGCGACGAGTCCGGGGATGGATCCAAGCAGTGGTACCGCGGGCGACTTGTGTCCAAGCCCACGAATCCGGAGGAGGAGACCTTCGACGTCTTCTACGTGGACGACGGCCGGCAGCGAAAGACGCACATCTCCAACATCTATCGCCTGGAGGCGAACAACCGCGCACTTGCTACTTATCCGCCGCAAGCGCTGCTGGTTGGACTCCACGATGTCCCCGATATGTCGGGTCAGTTGCTTCCACGTCTTCGTGGACTGTTGCCGCCCCGCTGCGAAGCTCTG CTCAAAGTCGTGGTGAAGGATGGTGCCAAACCCCTGGTGAACTTGTTCATTCGTGGAAACGATCCGGAATCGATGTACATGTGCGTGAACATTGGCCTTCGGCTGGAGTTCGAGATGCAGAG ATCCTAA